In one Fundulus heteroclitus isolate FHET01 chromosome 3, MU-UCD_Fhet_4.1, whole genome shotgun sequence genomic region, the following are encoded:
- the LOC105915281 gene encoding transmembrane protein 244 — protein MVWSLDGARGPLFHGISGASRLASVCIKASSFISCKAANHEMAFKGKTVDSKTVLFNLLLCLLIFYSLFYMIGSVCFGAFRLDRFDGLIPFDFKTEPAESNSKYLVNLLSLELTYFCSGILFAAVVRRRVWDYALTVTLLHVVITSLVMLEFPTVWQWWLALGSGLFLMICNGQLIAYFTCQSEQSYATFSYY, from the exons ATGGTTTGGTCGCTAGATGGCGCGAGAGGTCCACTTTTCCACGGGATTAGCGGCGCATCGCGGCTTGCATCGGTCTGCATTAAAGCATCAAGTTTTATCAGCTGCAAAGCCGCAAACCATGAAATGGCATTCAAAGGCAAAACGGTCGATTCAAAG ACCGTGCTGTTCAATCTGCTGCTGTGTCTGCTCATATTTTACTCGCTTTTCTACATGATCGGGAGCGTGTGCTTCGGTGCTTTCAG GCTGGATCGGTTTGACGGGCTGATTCCTTTCGATTTTAAAACCGAGCCTGCTGAGTCTAACTCCAAATATCTGG TCAACCTCCTCTCCTTGGAGCTCACCTACTTTTGCAGCGGCATTCTGTTTGCTGCGGTGGTGAGGAGGCGGGTTTGGGACTACGCCCTCACTGTCACGCTCCTCCATGTAGTAATCACCAGCCTGG TGATGTTGGAGTTTCCCACAGTGTGGCAGTGGTGGCTGGCTTTAG GCAGCGGGTTGTTTCTGATGATTTGCAATGGTCAGCTGATCGCGTACTTCACATGCCAAAGTGAGCAGAGCTACGCCACCTTCAGCTACTACTGA